Sequence from the Sphingosinicella ginsenosidimutans genome:
CATCGCGAAAGTCTCCCGGATCCTGAGCGCGGCGATTTAGCACGGACGCGCAACGACGTCGCGCGCCTTCTGGTCAATCGACAAAGGCGACGGATCGGCGCAGAGAGGGACGAGTGAACAGGCCCGACGATATCGACTCGCGCCCTTCGCCCGACGCCCGTCCGCGCGCGGCCGCGCAGCAGGGCCGCGGCCGGCTCAAGGTGTTTCTCGGCGCCGCGCCGGGGGTCGGCAAGACCTATGAGATGCTCCGCGAGGGCGCGAGCCGCCGCGCGGCCGGCGTGGACGCCGTCATCGGCATCGTCGAGACCCATGGCCAGGCCGAGACCGAGGCGCTGATCGGCGATCAGGAGATCGTCCCGCGCCGGGAAATCACCTATGAAGGCCGGGCGCTGACCGAGATGGACCTCGACGCCGTGCTCGCGCGTCGCCCCGCCCTGGTTCTCATCGACGATCTCGCCCACACCAATATCCCCGGCAGCCGCCATCCGAGGCGCTGGCAGGATGTCGACGAGTTGCTCGCCGCCGGGATCGACGTCTACGCGACGCTCAACATCCAGCATCTGGAAAGCCTGAACGACGTCATCACGAGCTTCACCAAGGTGCGTGTCGGCGAAACCGTCCCGGACACGGTGCTCGATCAGGCGGAGATCGAGGTCGTCGACATCCCGCCCGACGAGCTGATCGAGCGGCTGAAGGACGGCAAGGTCTATGTGCCGCACGAGGCCAGCCGCGCGCTCGCCCATTTCTTCTCCAGGTCGACCCTTTCGGCGCTGCGCGAACTGGCGCTGCGCCGCGCCGCACAGGCCGCCGACGAACAGATGCTGGACGATGTCGAGGCCAATGCGCTGGCGGGCACCTGGGCCGCGGGGGAGCGGGTGCTGGTGGCGGTCAGCGAGCTGCCCGGCGCAGACGGGCTGGTCCGCGCGACGAAGCGCCTCGCGGATGCGCTCCGCGCGCCCTGGACGGCCGTCCATATCGAGACGCCGCGCGCGCGCGCGTTCACCGACGAGGAGCGCCAGCGAGTCGCCGCCGTTCTTCAGCTCGCCCGCCAGCTCGGCGGACGGGTCTCCTCGCTGTCCGCGCCCTCGGTGATCGAAGGCGTGAAAAGGTTTGCCGAAGACAATCGCACGACCCAGATCGTGGTCGGCAAATCGGCGCGCTCGCGCTGGTTCGAGCTTCGCCACGGCTCCGTGGTCGATCGCCTGGTCCGCGAGACCCCGGGTGTCGCCGTCCACGTCCTGCCGCTCGACGAGCCGGCGGACCGCGAACCGCGGCCGGCGGGGCCGAGGCGCGGCAGCGGCTGGGGCCGCCCCGCCGGCTATCTCGTCTCCGCGCTCGCCGTGGCGCTGATCACCTTGCTCGGCACGACGATCTACGCGCTCGGCCACATCACCAATATCGGGATGCTTTATCTGATTCCGGTGATGCTCGCCGCGACCCGCTATGGCGTGCGGACCGGGATCGCGACCGGCCTGCTCTCATCGCTCTTCTACAATTTCTTCTTCATCCCGCCGCTGCACACCTTCACCATCCGGGATCCGGCGAACCTCATCACGGTGCTCGTGCTGATCGGCGTCGCGGTGGTCGCGAGCCAGCTGGCCGAACGGGTTCGCGCGCAGGCCGATCTTTCACGCAAGAGCGCGCGCCAGAATTCGGCGCTTGCCGGCTTTGCGCGCACCCTGACCGGCATCAGCTCGGGGACGGAGCTTGGCCAGACTCTGTGCGGCGAAGTATCGCGTCTGCTCGATGTCGATACGGTTCTCCTGCTCCCCGGCGCGGACGGCCTGAAGCTCGCCGCAGCCGTGCCGCCGGAAGACCGGCTCGGCACGATCGAGGAGGCCGCCTCGCAATGGGCGTTCGATCACGGACAGCCGGCCGGCCTCGGCTCCGACACGCTGACCGCGTCGGACTGGCTGTTCCATCCGCTGCGGGCGGGCGGGAAATCGCTCGGCGTCTTCGGCCTGGCGCGCGCGGAGGGCGGCGCGGCGATTCGCTCCGATCAGCTCCCCTTGCTGCTCAGCCTGCTCGACCAGGCGGCGCTGGCGCTGGAGCGGATCGGGCTCGAGGGAGAGATGGCCAGCGTCGCCCGGCTGAAGGAGCGCGACCGGCTGCGCGCCGCGCTGCTCGCCTCGGTCAGCCACGATCTCAAATCACCGCTCGCGAAGATCGTGAGCGTGACGGGCGCGCTGAAGGAGAAGGAGGCCGATCCGGCGCTGGTCGCCGCGCTCCAGGCGCAAAGCGCGCGGCTCGACCGCTTTGTCGCGAACCTGCGCGACATGGCTCGAATGGAAAGCGGCGCGCTGACGCTGGCGCGCGCGCCGGTCGACCTCGCCGACGCCGTGGCGAGCGCCGCGCACACGCTGAAGAAAGCGCTCGCGGGCCACAAGATCACCCTCGATCTGTCGCCCGAGCTGCCGCTCGTCGCCGTCGATCCGCCATTGTTCCAGCGCTGCCTCATCAATCTGATCGAAAATGCCGCCCGAAATGCCGATCCGGACACGCCGATCGCGATCGTCGCGAGCCGCCACAGCGACGGGCTCGACCTGTCGGTGATCGATCAGGGCCCCGGACTGCCGCCGGGCGGCGGGGCGGCGCTGTTCGAGCCGCTTGGCCGCGCCGGATCGGGCCGCAAGGGCAGCGGGGGCCTCGGCCTCGCCATCGTCAAGGGCTTCGCCGAGGAAATGGGCCTTTCCGTCGCTGCGAGCGAGCGCGAGGATCCGCGCGGGACGATCGTCACCATCGGCTTTCCCGAAGCCGCGCTGATCAGGCGGACGGGCGGGGCCGCGGCGCCAGGCGAAGCACCAGAAAGCCGGTAACGGCGGAGAGCAGGGAACCGGCAAGGATGCCGATCTTGGCGGTCTCGGCGAGGTCGGGCCGATCCGGAAAGGCGAGGGCGCCGATGAACAGGCTCATCGTGAAGCCGATGCCGCACAGCAAGGCGACGCCGTAGACCTGGAGCCACGACGCCTCCGACGGCCGCGGGGCGATGCGAAGGGCGACCGCCGCGCGCACCGCGCCGAAAATCCCGACCTGCTTGCCGAGGAACAGGCCCGCGGCGATGGCGAGCGGCAGTGGCGCGAACAGGCTGCCAAGGCCGAGCCCCGTGAGCGACACGCCGGCATTGGCGAAGCCGAACAGGGGAACGATCCCGAACGCGACCCAGGGGGCCAGCTGATGTTCCAGCCGGTGGAGCGGCGAGCTTTCCTCGTCGGTCGCGATCGGCACGGTGGCGGCTGCGATCACCCCGGCGACGGTCGCATGAACGCCGGAAACCAGCATCGCGTACCACAGGAGGACCGCGCCGATCGCGAACGGCCACAGCCGCCTGACGCCCGCGCGCCCCATCGCATACATCGCCGCCGCGATGACCGCCGCTGCGGCGAGCGCGGCCCAATCGAGCCGTGCGGTATAGGCGATCGCGATGATCGCGACGGCGCCGAGATCGTCGGCGATCGACACGCTCGTCAGGAACAGCTTGAGGCTCGCCGGCGCGCGGCGGCCGAGCAGCGCGAGGACTCCGATCGCAAAGGCGATATCGGTCGCCGCCGGGATCGCCCAGCCGCGAATGAGATCGCCGGAACCCGCGACCGCGATATAGACGATGGCCGGCAGCGCCATGCCGACGGCGGCAGCGATCAGCGGCAGACGACGGCTCGCCGGATCGCGCAGATTGCCCTCCAGCCACTCGCGCTTGATCTCCAGCCCGACGAGCAGGAAGAAGACCGCCATCAGGCCGTCATTCACCCAGAAGTGCAGATCGGTCGGCCCATGGATGGGAAGCGTTCCGGCTGGAAGATGCAGGAGGTGGCGATAGGCATCGCCCCACCCGCCATTGGCGACGATCAGCGCCAGCGCCGCCGCGCCGATCAGCAGCAATCCCCCCGCCGCCTCGCTGGCGAAGAAGTGACGCAGGGCCGAGGCGTGTCCTGTATCGTCCATCTCGGCGTCATGCCGGCCGCGGTGGGCTGCCGCAAGCCCGGCCCTTCCCTAGGCGGCCGCCGCCGCCCATATCGGGCGCGACCAATGAGGAGATGGCCATGTCGCGCCCGATGCGGATCGATTTCGTTTCAGACGTTTCCTGCCCCTGGTGCGTGATCGGGTTGAAAGGCCTGGAAGAAGCCCTGGCGCGGACCGGGGACCTGATCGAGGCCGACATCCATTTCCAGCCGTTCGAGCTCAATCCCGACATGGCGCCGGAAGGCGAGAACGGCGCCGAGCATATCGCCCGCAAATACGGCGCCACCCCCGAGCAGATGGCCGCAAACCGCGAGGTGATCCGCGAGCGCGCCGCCTCCGTCGGCTTCGTGATGGCGCGCGGGCCGGAGAGTCGCATCTACAACACGTTCGATGCCCACCGGCTGCTCCACTGGGCGGAGACGCAAGGCAGGCAGGCCGCGCTCAAGCACGCCTTGTTCGAGGCCTATTTCACCAATGACGAAAATCCGTCCGACCGCGCGGTGCTGGTCAAAGCGGCCGAAAAGGCCGGGCTCGACGCGAAGGCGGCCGGCGAGGTGCTCGACCAGGGCCTCTATGCCGCCGAGGTCCGCGCGGCCGAGCAGCTCTGGCGATCGCGCGGGATCAACGCGGTTCCGGCGGTGATCATCGATGGGCGCTACCTCCTCTCCGGCGGGCAACCGCCCGAGGCGTTCGAACAGGCGCTGCGCCGGATCGCGAGCGAGCCTGTCGCCTAAGCCATTCTGCCAATTCGACTCTTCCAAACCCGGCCGGCGGTGCTAGGACAGCCGCCATGCCGGATGACGAGGAGGATCGCATGAAGGCCCTGGCCGCGTGGATATTCGCTTTGGCTGGACTGGCCGCATCGGCCACGGCCAATGCCCAGCCCCGGCCCGCTTACGATCCGGCCGCCTTGTTCGCGCCCTTCGACATGGGCCAGGCGGTGAACCAGTATCGCTCGTCCAACGGCCTTCCCGGCCCCGCTTACTGGCAGAACCGCGCGGATTACGAGATCCATGCGAGCATCGACGAGCATGGCAACGGCCACGGCCCTGTGCTCACCGGCAGCGAGATCGTCACCTACACCAACAACAGCCCGGATGCGCTCGATTCGCTCTGGGTCCAGCTCGACCAGAATCTCTACCGCGAGAACAGCCGCGGCGCCTTTGCGAACGGCCGGCCGCAGCAAGGGACGAGCGAAGGCTATGTCCTCGATTCGGTGGAGATCGAGCAGGATGGCCATTTCGTCGCCGCGAACCACGTCGTCACCGATACGCGGATGCGCGTCGATCTCCCCGCCTTGCTCGCCGGGCATGGCCAGAAAGTGCGGATGCGCATCGCCTGGCACTTCACGATCCCCGGCGAATGGGGCGGGCGCATGGCCTGGGGCAATGCACAGGCCGGGCCGATCTACGATCTTGCCCAATGGTATCCGCGCATGGCCGTCTATGACGACATTCGCGGCTGGGACACGCTCCCCTACCTCGCCCAGGAATTCTATCTGGAATATGGCGATTTCGACTATTTCGTGACGGTGCCGGCCGACATGCTCGTCGCCGGATCGGGCGAACTGGTGAACGAGGCGGAGGTGCTGACCGCCGAGCAGCGCCGCCGGCTCGAACAGGCCCGCCACAGCGACGCGACGGTGATGATCCGGTCCCCGCAGGAGATCGGCGATCCCGCATCGCGGCCCCGCCAGGGCGGCCAGCTCACCTGGCATTTCCGGATGCAGAACACGCGCGACGTCGCGTTCAGCGCGAGCCGCGTCTTCGCCTGGGACGCGGCACGGATCAACCTCCCCGGCGGGCGCAGCTCGCTCGCCATGTCCTTCTATCCGGCCGAAAGCCAGGGCAATGATCGCTGGGGCCGATCGACCGAATATATGAAGGACGCGGTCGAACAATTCTCGCGCCGCTGGTTCCCCTATCCCTGGCCGGCGGCGATCAACATCGCGGGCCCGGCGACCGGCATGGAATATCCCGGCATCGTCTTCGACGGCATCGACGATGCCGGCAAGACCCTGTTCTGGATCAGCGCGCACGAGATCGGGCACAGCTGGTTCCCGATGATCGTCGGCTTCGACGAACGCCGCCATGCCTGGATGGACGAAGGCTTCAACACCTTCATCGACGTCTATGAGAGCGACGATTTCAACCATGGCGAATATGCGCCCAAGCGTGACGGCGAATATGCGCCGCACGGGGGCAATCCGGTGGACGAGATCCTGCCCATCCTCGCCGATCCCTCAGCGCCCCCGATCCTCTCGCGCGCCGACACGGTGATCGAGCGCTGGCGCCATCCGGTCACCTATTTCAAGTCGGCGCTCGGCCTCGTGCTGCTTCGCGAAGAAATCCTCGGACCGGATCGGTTCGATCGCGCCTTCCGCCGCTTCATCGCCGAATGGGCGTTCAAGCATCCCAAGCCAGCCGATTTCTTCCGCGCGATGGAAAGCGGCGCGGGCGAGGATCTGAGCTGGTGGTGGCGCGGCTGGTACGCGAACAACTGGCAGCTCGATCTCGCGGTGGACCGGATCGCGCCGGCCGAGGGCGGCGGCACCGAGATCGTGGTCGCAAGCCACGACCGGCTGGTGATGCCGGCGACGCTTCGGGTCAGCTTCGCCGACGGCAGCCGCCGCGACTATCGACTGCCGGCCGAAAGCTGGATCCGCAACGTCTCGACCAGCCTGTTCATCCCCGCCGGCCAGACCGTGACGCGGGCCGAGATCGATCCGGACCACCGGCTCCCCGATCGCGACCGCGCGAACAATGCACGGACGGCCTCCGCCGCGGCCGGCTGAGCTTGCCCCCATGGTCGCTGCGCCTAGATTGGGCGCATGGAGGCGTCCCGCTTGTGGGATCGTGACCGCGTCCGGTCCGCCGTTGCCGCGGCCCTGCTTCAGGGATTGCTGGCTTACGGCCTGATCGTCGGCCTTGCCGGCGGGCCGATCCGGAGCGGGATGCGCGAGCAGCTGACCGTCTTCGGCGTCCTGCCGCCACCGCCCCCGCCGCCCGAGGTCCGGCCGCCGCCCCGCCGCATCGTCCCCCCGCCGCGCCCGGCGGAGCGCCAGGCCGGGGGCGGATCGGCGCCGAACATCCGATCGACCCCCACCGAAATCCAGGCGCCGCCACCACTCCTCCCCCGACCGACGCCAGTGGTGGCGACGCCGGCGCCGGCCCAGGGCACCGACCCCACCGCCGGCCTTGCGCCCATCCGCGGGCCAGGCAACGGCGCTGGCGGCTTCGGCAACGGCACGGGCGGCGGGATCGGCAATGGCGCCGGGCCGGGCGAAGGCGACGGCGCGGGCGGCGGCACCCCGCCGCGTCGCCTCAGCGGACGGCTACGGGATTCGGATTATCCGCGCGGGCTTGGCGAAGCCGGGATCGAAGGCACGGTCTCGGTCGAATATCGGGTCGAGCTGGACGGCCGCGTCACCGACTGCGTCATCACCCGATCGAGCGGCAGCCGGCTTCTCGACGAGACCACCTGCGACCTCATCGAGCGGCGTTTCCGCTATCGGCCCGCGCGCGACCGTGCCGGTCGCCCGGTCGTCTCCTACATCGTCGAGAACCACAGCTGGATCGTCCATGACGAACCGCCGGAGCGCGGCGACTAGGGCTTGCCTCCGCGCGCATCGGGGCGTCAGTCTCCGCGCCGCCGAGACCGAGTCGATGCCAGCCAAGGGGGCCGCCGATGATCCGCAAGATTCTTCCGCTTTTCGCCTGTCTCCTGTGCGCCCTTCCGGGCCGTGCCCAGCCGCCGCAGCAACCGGATTTCGTGCGCGAGCGCGGGCCGCTGGTCGCGATCGAGCATGTGACCGTGATCGACGGCACCGGCGCCGCGCCGCGCGCGGGCCAGACCCTGCTGATCGATCATGACCGGATCGCGGCCATCGGCGCCGACGGCACGGTCCGCCTGCCCGAGGGCACCCGCGCGATCGACGGCACCGGCAAGACGGTGATCCCGGGGCTCGTCGGGATGCACGAACATATGTTCCGCCCGGCGTCGATCGACGGCCCGTTCATCGCCAACGAGATGTTCGTGACCTTCCCGCAGCTCTATCTCGCCAGCGGCGTCACCACCGCGCGGACCGGTGGCTCGACCGATCCTTATGGCGACCTCGGCATCAGGCGGGAAATCGAGGCGGGGCGCATGGTCGGGCCCGATGTCGATCTCACGACGCCCTATCTCGAGGGGGCCCC
This genomic interval carries:
- a CDS encoding sensor histidine kinase, which gives rise to MNRPDDIDSRPSPDARPRAAAQQGRGRLKVFLGAAPGVGKTYEMLREGASRRAAGVDAVIGIVETHGQAETEALIGDQEIVPRREITYEGRALTEMDLDAVLARRPALVLIDDLAHTNIPGSRHPRRWQDVDELLAAGIDVYATLNIQHLESLNDVITSFTKVRVGETVPDTVLDQAEIEVVDIPPDELIERLKDGKVYVPHEASRALAHFFSRSTLSALRELALRRAAQAADEQMLDDVEANALAGTWAAGERVLVAVSELPGADGLVRATKRLADALRAPWTAVHIETPRARAFTDEERQRVAAVLQLARQLGGRVSSLSAPSVIEGVKRFAEDNRTTQIVVGKSARSRWFELRHGSVVDRLVRETPGVAVHVLPLDEPADREPRPAGPRRGSGWGRPAGYLVSALAVALITLLGTTIYALGHITNIGMLYLIPVMLAATRYGVRTGIATGLLSSLFYNFFFIPPLHTFTIRDPANLITVLVLIGVAVVASQLAERVRAQADLSRKSARQNSALAGFARTLTGISSGTELGQTLCGEVSRLLDVDTVLLLPGADGLKLAAAVPPEDRLGTIEEAASQWAFDHGQPAGLGSDTLTASDWLFHPLRAGGKSLGVFGLARAEGGAAIRSDQLPLLLSLLDQAALALERIGLEGEMASVARLKERDRLRAALLASVSHDLKSPLAKIVSVTGALKEKEADPALVAALQAQSARLDRFVANLRDMARMESGALTLARAPVDLADAVASAAHTLKKALAGHKITLDLSPELPLVAVDPPLFQRCLINLIENAARNADPDTPIAIVASRHSDGLDLSVIDQGPGLPPGGGAALFEPLGRAGSGRKGSGGLGLAIVKGFAEEMGLSVAASEREDPRGTIVTIGFPEAALIRRTGGAAAPGEAPESR
- the nhaA gene encoding Na+/H+ antiporter NhaA, which encodes MDDTGHASALRHFFASEAAGGLLLIGAAALALIVANGGWGDAYRHLLHLPAGTLPIHGPTDLHFWVNDGLMAVFFLLVGLEIKREWLEGNLRDPASRRLPLIAAAVGMALPAIVYIAVAGSGDLIRGWAIPAATDIAFAIGVLALLGRRAPASLKLFLTSVSIADDLGAVAIIAIAYTARLDWAALAAAAVIAAAMYAMGRAGVRRLWPFAIGAVLLWYAMLVSGVHATVAGVIAAATVPIATDEESSPLHRLEHQLAPWVAFGIVPLFGFANAGVSLTGLGLGSLFAPLPLAIAAGLFLGKQVGIFGAVRAAVALRIAPRPSEASWLQVYGVALLCGIGFTMSLFIGALAFPDRPDLAETAKIGILAGSLLSAVTGFLVLRLAPRPRPSA
- a CDS encoding DsbA family oxidoreductase; its protein translation is MSRPMRIDFVSDVSCPWCVIGLKGLEEALARTGDLIEADIHFQPFELNPDMAPEGENGAEHIARKYGATPEQMAANREVIRERAASVGFVMARGPESRIYNTFDAHRLLHWAETQGRQAALKHALFEAYFTNDENPSDRAVLVKAAEKAGLDAKAAGEVLDQGLYAAEVRAAEQLWRSRGINAVPAVIIDGRYLLSGGQPPEAFEQALRRIASEPVA
- a CDS encoding M1 family metallopeptidase yields the protein MKALAAWIFALAGLAASATANAQPRPAYDPAALFAPFDMGQAVNQYRSSNGLPGPAYWQNRADYEIHASIDEHGNGHGPVLTGSEIVTYTNNSPDALDSLWVQLDQNLYRENSRGAFANGRPQQGTSEGYVLDSVEIEQDGHFVAANHVVTDTRMRVDLPALLAGHGQKVRMRIAWHFTIPGEWGGRMAWGNAQAGPIYDLAQWYPRMAVYDDIRGWDTLPYLAQEFYLEYGDFDYFVTVPADMLVAGSGELVNEAEVLTAEQRRRLEQARHSDATVMIRSPQEIGDPASRPRQGGQLTWHFRMQNTRDVAFSASRVFAWDAARINLPGGRSSLAMSFYPAESQGNDRWGRSTEYMKDAVEQFSRRWFPYPWPAAINIAGPATGMEYPGIVFDGIDDAGKTLFWISAHEIGHSWFPMIVGFDERRHAWMDEGFNTFIDVYESDDFNHGEYAPKRDGEYAPHGGNPVDEILPILADPSAPPILSRADTVIERWRHPVTYFKSALGLVLLREEILGPDRFDRAFRRFIAEWAFKHPKPADFFRAMESGAGEDLSWWWRGWYANNWQLDLAVDRIAPAEGGGTEIVVASHDRLVMPATLRVSFADGSRRDYRLPAESWIRNVSTSLFIPAGQTVTRAEIDPDHRLPDRDRANNARTASAAAG
- a CDS encoding energy transducer TonB — its product is MEASRLWDRDRVRSAVAAALLQGLLAYGLIVGLAGGPIRSGMREQLTVFGVLPPPPPPPEVRPPPRRIVPPPRPAERQAGGGSAPNIRSTPTEIQAPPPLLPRPTPVVATPAPAQGTDPTAGLAPIRGPGNGAGGFGNGTGGGIGNGAGPGEGDGAGGGTPPRRLSGRLRDSDYPRGLGEAGIEGTVSVEYRVELDGRVTDCVITRSSGSRLLDETTCDLIERRFRYRPARDRAGRPVVSYIVENHSWIVHDEPPERGD